The DNA window GAAGGCGAAGGACTTCCTCGAGCGCGCGTTCACGGTGATCTTCTTGGCGACGATCGTCATCTGGTTCTTGCAGACGTTCGACTTCGGGCTGAACGTCGTGGCCGACTCGGCCGACAGCATGCTGGCCGTGGTGGCCGGATGGGTGGCGCCGGTGTTCGCGCCGCTCGGGTTCGGCGATTGGCGCGTGTCGACGGCGCTGGTGACGGGCGTGATGGCGAAGGAGAGCGTGGTGTCGACGCTGTCCATCCTGTTCGGGTCGACCGAGGCCCTCGTGGCCGCGTTGACGCCGCTCGCGGCCCTGTGCCTGCTGGTGTTCTGCCTGCTGTATACGCCGTGCATCGCGGCCATCGCGTCGGTGCGGCGCGAGCTGGGCGGGAAGTGGGCGCTCGGCATGGCGTTCGGGCAGTTGGGCGTCGCGTGGGTCGCGGCGCTTGCGGTGCGCGGGGCGGGACTCGCCCTGGGCGCGGGGCCGGCGGGCGCGGCCAGCCTGGCGGTGGCGGCTGCGGTGATCGTGCTGGCGGCCCTCGCCGTGCGGCGCGTGCGGCGGCGCGGCGGCGTGGCGGCGGCATGCGACGGCGCGTGCGCGGGGTGCGCGAGCGCGGGGACGTGCGGGCGCGTCGAGGCGGCCGACGCGCAGGCGGACGAAGAGGCGGCGGACGCGAACCGTCCGTAGCCCGCGGGAAGGGGAGGCCATGGGCATGTGCGAGATACTCGTCGTCGAGGACGACCCGGACATCAACAACCTGCTGCGCGCCATCGTGGAGCGCGCGGGGCATCGCGCGGCGCAGGCGTTCTCCGGGTCGGAGGCGCTGCTGCGGCTGGAGGCCTCGACGCCCGATCTGGTGCTGCTCGACCTGATGCTGCCGGGGGTGGACGGGCCGGAGCTGCTCGCGCGCATGCGCGGCGAGCGGGGGCTGGACGTGCCGGTGATCGTGGTGTCGGCGAAGGCGGGCCTGGCCGACAAGGTGGACCTGCTGGCGGCGGGGGCCGACGACTACATCGTGAAGCCCTTCGAGCCCGACGAGGTGGCCGCGCGCGTGGAGGCCGTGCTGCGGCGCAGCGGTGGAGGCGGCGCGGACGGTGCGGGGGAGGCGCCGCTGCGGCATCGGGGCCTCGTGCTGGACGTAGACTCGCGCAGCGTGACGCTCGACGGCGCGGAGGTGGCGCTCACGGCGCACGAGTTCGACATCCTGCGCACGCTCATGGAGGTGCCGGGGAAGGTGTTCTCGCGCGAGCGCCTTTACGAGCTGGTGTGGAAGGGCGGCTACTACGGCGAGGACAACGCGGTGAACGTGCACGTGAGCAACATCCGCAAGAAGCTGGCTGCGGCGGGTGCCGAGGAGGAGTACATCAAGACCGTCTGGGGCATCGGCTTCAAGCTGGCATGAGGGTGCGTCCCTTTGTCATCCTGAGCGGAGGCCGAAGGCCGGAGTCGAAGGATCCCGTGCGGCGATAGCCGGACGTCTTACAGCTGACGCCGCGCGGGATCCTTCGACTACGCTCCCTTCGGTCGCTCCGCTCAGGATGACATGACAAGAGGACGGGTACCTTGTCATACGGCTGACGCGTTTCGCTTCGATGCGGCTCCCGCACCTTTATACTTTCCTTAATCTTTCTTGAGGACTTATTTCGAGTCGGCGGGGTAAAGTTCGTCTCGAAGGATCGGGCGAGAGAGAGGAAGAACCCGATGGAAAACGTGATCGAGACGAGCGGGCTGACGAAGCGCTACGGATCCGTGGCGGCCTTGGACGACGTGGGCGTGACGGTGCGGCGCGGCGATATCTTCGGATTGGTGGGCGACAACGGCGCGGGCAAGACCACCCTGTTCAAGCTGTTGTGCGGGCTGGCGTTCCCCTCGGCGGGCGAGATGCGCCTCTTCGGCGTGCATACGCCGCGCGATTTGGAGCGGCAGCGGGCGCGCGTGGGCGCCATCATCGAGAGCCCCGGCTTCTATCCGAGCCTGAGCGTGGAGCGCAACCTGGAGTGCTGCCGCATCCAAAAGGGTGTGCCAGGCAGGGAAGCGGTGGGCCGGCTGCTCGAGGAAGTGGGCCTGGACTGGGCAAAGGATCGCCTTGGCAAGGAGCTGTCGATGGGCATGAGGCAGCGCCTGGGGCTCGCGATGGCGCTCATCGGCGAGCCGGAGCTGCTCATCCTGGACGAGCCGACGAGCGGCCTCGACCCGAGCGGCATCGTGGAGATGCGCGCGCTGCTTCTGCGCCTCAACCGCGAGAAGGGCATCACCGTGGTGGTATCGAGCCATCATCTGGCCGAGCTCGAGCAGATGGCCACCGTGTACGCGTTTTTGAACCGGGGGCGGCTCATGGAGCAGGTGAGCGCCGAGCAGCTGCGCGCGCGATGCGCGGACTGCATCGACATCGCCGTGTCTGATCCCGCTGGCTACACCGTGCTCTTGGAGCGGGAGCGGCCCGGCGAGCGCTATCAGGTGCTCCCTGACGGCGCCGTGCGCATCCTCGACCCGCAGGCGGGCGCGGAGGCCTACAGCGGGCTTGCCAGCGCTCATGGCATGGACGTCTGCCGGCTCGAGCGCCGCACGATGTCGCTTGAGCAGTATTATCTGGACATGAGAGAGAAGGGGGCCGCGTGATGCTGAACTACATGAAAGGCGAGTGGTACCGCATCATGCGCGGCAAGGAGGTCTACCTGGTCGCGGGCATCTTGTCACTGCTTGCGATCGCGGCGAACGCGCTTGAGTTCGCGATGACTTTCGTCGACCCCGACTTCCCCTACGCCACGGTGCGCTTCAACTTGGGGATCGTGACCTCGTCGCTGAGCTCGCTGTTCCTGATTGCCGGGATGCTGGTGTGGTTCCTCTACGCCGAGGATCGGAAGAACGGCACGCTCAAGAACGCGCTTTCGTACGGCTGCTCGCGCGCGGCGGTGTTCGCGGGGAGGTGCATCGTGTCGTCGCTTGCCGGGCTCGTGTGCCTGGCCGTGGTGCTGGTCGCCTACGTGGGCAGCGCCGTGCTTTTGCTCGAGGGCCCGGCGCTGCCGCCGGTCGTGGACCTGCTCGCGGGCGTCGCGGCGGCTCTGCCGTCCACGCTGGCTGCGGTGGCCCTCATGGCGGCGGTGCTCGCCCACTGCAAGAGCACGTCGTCGGCGCTGGTGGTGTGGGTGGTCGTCCTATTTGTCATCCCCTACACGCTGCGGATGGTGGGCTTGCTGGTGGAGCCTGTCGCCGCCGTGGCCGGCTGGCTGCCGCCGAACTTCTTCGCCACCGAGGCGGTGGTGAGCATGTCCGGCTCGTCGCTTCTGTGGAACGAGCCTGCCGGCTTGGCGAAATGCCTGATCGCGGGGTTCGTCGGGCTGGCGGCGTTTTCGGCCGTGGGCGTGTGGCGCGCCCGCAAGATCGAGCTGTAGGAGAGGGGGAGGGGTGGCGTACGCGCTGATGTCGGTTGCCTTGGTCGCCGCGCTCGCGGCTGCGGCCTGGCTCGCCGTGCGCTACCTCCTGCTCAAGCGGTCGCTTCGCCGAGCCGACGCCGAGCTGCGCGAGATCGTGGAGCGTCTGGAGGAGAACCGCATCGTGCGGCTGCCGAGTCCCGACGCCGATTTGGAGGCGCTGCTTGCTACGGTGAACTCGTCGCTTGCGGGCATCCGTCGGCAGGCCGTGCTGTACGAGCGGCGTGAAGCCGAGCTGAAGGCGCAGGTGGAGCGCATTAGCCACGACCTGCGCACGCCGCTCACCTCCATCCAGGGCTACCTTGCGCTCGTGGACGTGGGCGCGCTGGACGCGGACGCCCGCGCCTCGCTCGCCACGATCAGGCGCAAGGCGGATGCGCTGCAGAGGCTCATCGCGCAGTTCTACGACCTGTCGCGCTTCGAGGCCGAGGATTTCCGGCTGGAGCTTGCGCGGGTGGATGTGGGGCGGCTCGTGCGCGAGCAGGTGGCCGAGCAGTACCGGCTGCTGGAGGGGCGGGGCCTGGACGTGCGCGTGGATGCGCCCCGGCACGCCGTGGAGGCGCGCGCGAACGCGGACGCCGTGGAGCGGGTGCTGGCGAACCTGCTCCACAACGCGGCGAAGTACGCGCGGTCGCGCTTCGAGGCGACGGTCGAGGAGGGGGAGGCCGAGGTGGCGGTCGTCTTCGCGAACGACGTCGACGATGCAGGGCAGCTTGAGGTGGAGCGCCTGTTCGAGCCGCACTATACGGGGGATGCCGCGCGCACGCAGGAGAGCTCGGGGCTCGGGCTGACTATCGCCCGCCATCTGGCGGAGCGCATGGGCGCCACGTTGGAGGCGCGCGCGGAGGAGCGCGACGGCGCGCCGTGGCTCGCGTTCGTCCTGCGCGTGCCGAGGGGCTAGACGAGCACTTCGACCTCGGGGAAGTCGCGCTCACCCAGGGTTTTCAGTACAATCCCTTCGATGCCGTGGGGTGCATGCTTCGCTCAGCTTGCGGCGAGGATGCGCTCGGCTTTTTCCATGGCGGCGTCGCGGAGGAAGCTGGAGCGGCTCTTGCCGGCCGCTTCGGCGGCGCGGTTGATGGTTTGGGCCATGGAGCGCGGGATTTTGAACGAGAACACTTCGAGCGGCTCCGGAGAGAGACGCGGCCGTCCGACCACGAGCTTGCCCGGTTTCCCCGGGAACTCGCCGCGTCCGAATGCTTCGGCGATGTGCTCGAGATCCTCGTCGGTGACCGTCGCGCCGCTTTTCAGCGTGTACTCCATGGCGCTACCTCCTTGCATAGCCGAGCTCTTCCTTGAACTTCTTCGTCGCGGGCGACTTCGCGTGGAACACGAGCAGGGAGCCGTCGGCCAACACCGCAGCCACGAGCTCGACTTCTCGACCCTTGCTGTCGAAGCCCAAGGCCACCACGTAATCGTCGCCGCGGGGCCTTCTTCTTGCGAAGTTGTTCCACGCGTACACGACCTCTTCTTCGCTGAGCCCGTGCTTGAGGGAGTGCGGGTGCACGATGATCTCGTCCATGCCCGTCCTTCCTTTAGTAATACTATATAGTATTACTAAAATAGAGGATAGTCAAGTTCACCGAGTGTAGCATGTTTGACCTGGGGATTTGTCTCGCAGACCTTGCATGGATCCAGCGTGAATCTTGCGCGTTTCAAGTGCGGATCAAGCGGAATTCCAGCGCGGATCCAGCAAGAATCAAGCGGAAACCTAGCAGAAATCAAGCGCGGATCTTACACCCCAGGTGAGAGGGGCGCGAAAGGTGACCAGGTCGTCCACGGCGCTTTCTTGCCCTGCGGTGGAAAAGGGGAGAACCGCGCCTCGATTCTGCCATGGAGATTATCGGAAGACGTTCAATAATGATACTCAAAGGGTAGCAAATATGAGAAAGTAAGCCACGGAAAACAAGTGAGACGGAGGGGTCTCCCATCCGCCGACGATGCGAAGGAGCGACGCCATGTCCATGATCAACAGGGAAATCGACGAGTTCTCCGTCCAGGCGTTCCACGACGACGGCTTCACCACCGTTACGAAGGATGACGTGCTGGGCCACTGGAGCGTGTTCTTCTTCTACCCAGCGGACTTCACGTTCGTGTGCCCGACGGAGCTGGAGGACCTGGCCGCGCTATACGACCAGTTCAAAGCCGCCGACTGCGAGATCTACTCCGTGTCGTGCGACACGCATTTCGCGCACAAGGCCTGGCACGACGCCTCCGAGAACATCAAGAGCCTGCCGTACCCGATGCTCGCCGACCCCACGCATAGGCTGGCCGACATCTTCGACGTGTACATCGAGGACGAGGGCGTGGCCGAGCGCGGCAGCTTCGTGGTGAACCCCGAGGGCCGCATCGTATGCTACGAGGTGAACGCCGGCAACATCGGCCGCAATGCCGCCGAGCTCTTGCGCCGCGTGCAGGCGAGCCAGTTCGTGGCCGAGCATGGCGACTCGGTGTGCCCCGCGCGCTGGGTGCCGGGCTCCGAGGTGCTGCATCCGGGCATCGACCTGGTGGGCAAGCTGTAGGGCTTGGCGCAGCCACCCTGCTCCCGATGACGTGCGGCGGCCCCGGCGACCCCGGGGCC is part of the Arabiibacter massiliensis genome and encodes:
- a CDS encoding HAMP domain-containing sensor histidine kinase; the protein is MAYALMSVALVAALAAAAWLAVRYLLLKRSLRRADAELREIVERLEENRIVRLPSPDADLEALLATVNSSLAGIRRQAVLYERREAELKAQVERISHDLRTPLTSIQGYLALVDVGALDADARASLATIRRKADALQRLIAQFYDLSRFEAEDFRLELARVDVGRLVREQVAEQYRLLEGRGLDVRVDAPRHAVEARANADAVERVLANLLHNAAKYARSRFEATVEEGEAEVAVVFANDVDDAGQLEVERLFEPHYTGDAARTQESSGLGLTIARHLAERMGATLEARAEERDGAPWLAFVLRVPRG
- a CDS encoding response regulator transcription factor, yielding MCEILVVEDDPDINNLLRAIVERAGHRAAQAFSGSEALLRLEASTPDLVLLDLMLPGVDGPELLARMRGERGLDVPVIVVSAKAGLADKVDLLAAGADDYIVKPFEPDEVAARVEAVLRRSGGGGADGAGEAPLRHRGLVLDVDSRSVTLDGAEVALTAHEFDILRTLMEVPGKVFSRERLYELVWKGGYYGEDNAVNVHVSNIRKKLAAAGAEEEYIKTVWGIGFKLA
- a CDS encoding ribbon-helix-helix protein, CopG family, whose protein sequence is MEYTLKSGATVTDEDLEHIAEAFGRGEFPGKPGKLVVGRPRLSPEPLEVFSFKIPRSMAQTINRAAEAAGKSRSSFLRDAAMEKAERILAAS
- a CDS encoding ABC transporter ATP-binding protein, which codes for MENVIETSGLTKRYGSVAALDDVGVTVRRGDIFGLVGDNGAGKTTLFKLLCGLAFPSAGEMRLFGVHTPRDLERQRARVGAIIESPGFYPSLSVERNLECCRIQKGVPGREAVGRLLEEVGLDWAKDRLGKELSMGMRQRLGLAMALIGEPELLILDEPTSGLDPSGIVEMRALLLRLNREKGITVVVSSHHLAELEQMATVYAFLNRGRLMEQVSAEQLRARCADCIDIAVSDPAGYTVLLERERPGERYQVLPDGAVRILDPQAGAEAYSGLASAHGMDVCRLERRTMSLEQYYLDMREKGAA
- a CDS encoding ABC transporter permease subunit, with the translated sequence MLNYMKGEWYRIMRGKEVYLVAGILSLLAIAANALEFAMTFVDPDFPYATVRFNLGIVTSSLSSLFLIAGMLVWFLYAEDRKNGTLKNALSYGCSRAAVFAGRCIVSSLAGLVCLAVVLVAYVGSAVLLLEGPALPPVVDLLAGVAAALPSTLAAVALMAAVLAHCKSTSSALVVWVVVLFVIPYTLRMVGLLVEPVAAVAGWLPPNFFATEAVVSMSGSSLLWNEPAGLAKCLIAGFVGLAAFSAVGVWRARKIEL
- the ahpC gene encoding alkyl hydroperoxide reductase subunit C; protein product: MSMINREIDEFSVQAFHDDGFTTVTKDDVLGHWSVFFFYPADFTFVCPTELEDLAALYDQFKAADCEIYSVSCDTHFAHKAWHDASENIKSLPYPMLADPTHRLADIFDVYIEDEGVAERGSFVVNPEGRIVCYEVNAGNIGRNAAELLRRVQASQFVAEHGDSVCPARWVPGSEVLHPGIDLVGKL